One window of the Pedobacter ginsengisoli genome contains the following:
- a CDS encoding helix-turn-helix domain-containing protein, with product MDNDLHYRFIKPEKPLSEFVDSFWCLHNQSDSGKETIGLPDGRIDLFLFKSSEEPFRIVLIGLGTLPHEQAIIPSNSLMFSISFKLPAVEYVFGNTISDIINSGRLLPEHFWGFAEDDLQDFDLFVQKATLKIQSLLPNEIDERKRKLFELIYATKGAITVKELSEKVFWTSRQINRYFNQQFGISLKAYCTVLRFRASLEHIAQGKLFPEENFSDQNHFIKEIKKFSGVAPKELFKNKNDRFILLSSLIKK from the coding sequence ATGGACAATGATTTGCATTACAGATTCATTAAACCCGAAAAACCACTTTCGGAGTTTGTGGATAGCTTTTGGTGTTTGCATAATCAATCTGATAGTGGTAAAGAAACAATAGGGCTGCCCGATGGGCGTATTGATTTGTTCCTTTTTAAATCATCCGAAGAACCGTTTCGTATTGTACTTATTGGTCTTGGCACGCTTCCGCATGAACAAGCCATTATACCCTCCAATAGCCTGATGTTTTCCATTAGCTTTAAATTACCTGCCGTTGAATATGTTTTTGGCAATACAATATCGGACATCATAAACAGCGGAAGGCTTTTGCCTGAACATTTTTGGGGCTTTGCAGAAGATGATTTGCAGGATTTTGATCTTTTTGTACAAAAAGCTACGCTAAAGATTCAATCGCTTTTACCTAATGAAATTGACGAACGCAAACGCAAATTATTTGAATTGATTTATGCTACAAAAGGAGCAATTACGGTAAAAGAGCTTTCAGAAAAAGTGTTTTGGACCAGCAGGCAAATTAACCGCTATTTTAACCAGCAATTTGGCATTTCGCTTAAAGCATATTGCACCGTTTTAAGGTTTAGAGCTTCGCTTGAACATATTGCACAGGGGAAGCTATTTCCGGAAGAAAATTTTTCTGACCAAAATCATTTCATCAAAGAAATTAAGAAGTTTTCGGGTGTGGCACCTAAAGAATTGTTTAAAAACAAAAACGACCGATTTATACTATTATCATCCCTGATCAAGAAATAG
- a CDS encoding DUF2911 domain-containing protein gives MKKILFLALLALFAGKTMAQDVKFPAVDSSPADIAYFPVNVAKAKDNSSPLIKVVYSRPSKKGREIFGILEQFGKVWRAGANEATEIKLYRPVIIGGKRIKAGSYSLFAIPNKEIWTIIINKQTDKWGLIYNHEKDIVRVDVPVKALTNTVESLCITFSQQDKGANLIIAWDKTYIELPIEIK, from the coding sequence ATGAAGAAAATATTGTTTTTGGCCTTGCTTGCCCTGTTTGCCGGTAAAACTATGGCTCAGGATGTAAAATTCCCCGCCGTTGATTCCAGCCCTGCTGATATTGCATATTTCCCTGTAAATGTTGCAAAAGCTAAAGACAATTCTTCGCCCCTGATTAAGGTTGTTTATTCTCGTCCTTCTAAAAAAGGCCGTGAAATTTTTGGCATACTTGAACAATTTGGCAAAGTATGGCGTGCTGGCGCAAATGAAGCAACAGAAATAAAACTTTATAGGCCGGTTATTATTGGCGGCAAAAGAATAAAAGCTGGTTCTTATAGCTTATTTGCTATTCCAAATAAGGAAATCTGGACAATAATTATCAACAAGCAGACTGATAAATGGGGGCTTATTTATAATCACGAGAAAGATATAGTAAGGGTTGATGTTCCTGTAAAGGCATTGACGAATACAGTTGAATCTTTATGCATTACTTTTAGCCAACAAGACAAAGGTGCTAATCTGATCATTGCATGGGATAAGACTTATATTGAGCTCCCTATTGAGATAAAATAG
- a CDS encoding RNA polymerase sigma factor has protein sequence MTRRHSLYMQQQQTDQELIAQVLRGNTSAYSELVKRHQRFVFTLAVRFAKNREDAEEIAQDCFVKAYKALGTFNQTAKFSTWLYTITYTTAMSFLRKKRIETQSINGSENDLELEGHQSDLSNNLAERKSVNKYLDEAITTLSNDDIVIVTMFYKGEQSLEEISQALNMPANTVKIRLHRARAKLKDRLEVLLKDEVKELLWN, from the coding sequence ATGACCCGGCGTCATAGCCTGTATATGCAGCAACAGCAAACAGATCAGGAGCTAATTGCACAAGTGCTTAGGGGTAATACCTCTGCCTATTCGGAATTGGTAAAACGCCATCAGCGCTTTGTATTTACCCTTGCTGTGCGTTTTGCTAAAAACCGCGAAGACGCGGAAGAAATAGCTCAGGACTGCTTTGTAAAAGCATATAAAGCTTTAGGGACTTTTAATCAAACCGCTAAATTTTCGACCTGGTTGTATACCATTACCTATACTACCGCTATGTCTTTTTTGCGCAAAAAGCGGATAGAAACACAGTCAATAAATGGCAGCGAAAATGATCTGGAACTAGAAGGACATCAATCAGATCTGAGCAATAACCTGGCTGAAAGAAAATCTGTAAATAAATACCTTGATGAAGCAATAACAACACTATCAAATGATGATATTGTAATAGTTACCATGTTTTATAAAGGTGAGCAGAGTTTAGAAGAAATATCGCAGGCATTAAATATGCCTGCAAATACAGTAAAAATAAGGCTGCACAGGGCAAGGGCTAAACTGAAAGATAGATTAGAGGTTTTACTAAAAGATGAGGTAAAGGAATTGTTATGGAACTAA
- a CDS encoding DMT family transporter, translating to MSWIILIIAGLFEVGFTTCLKLSNNFTNFKWSAAFAVCISLSFYFLNKATQTLPMGTAYAVWTGIGAVGTVVVGIIYFQEPANFWRIFFIATLIGSILGLKFFAGSH from the coding sequence ATGAGCTGGATTATTTTAATTATTGCCGGATTGTTTGAGGTTGGGTTTACAACATGCTTAAAGCTATCAAATAACTTTACCAACTTTAAATGGAGTGCTGCTTTTGCGGTCTGTATTTCATTAAGTTTTTACTTCTTAAATAAAGCAACTCAAACTTTGCCAATGGGAACTGCATATGCTGTTTGGACCGGTATAGGTGCCGTAGGGACAGTAGTTGTTGGCATAATATACTTTCAGGAACCGGCCAATTTCTGGCGCATCTTCTTTATCGCAACTCTAATAGGGTCTATTCTAGGTTTAAAATTCTTTGCCGGAAGTCATTAA
- a CDS encoding Crp/Fnr family transcriptional regulator, with product MDELIKKINSIYPLKPNNLKLLLNEMHKIELPKNKVLVEAGQIGRSAYFIQKGIVRAYCEGKDNQITFWFGLEGDFVFSYNSYINGLPGYESIELLESSVLYEIKDEALQRLFLEHTDLANWGRKLAELELIKLEERYISRLFKSASECYAELLKNSPGLIQRIQLGYIASYLGVTQVTLSRIRAEIK from the coding sequence TTGGATGAGCTTATAAAAAAAATAAACAGCATTTATCCGCTAAAGCCTAATAACCTTAAGCTTTTGCTCAATGAAATGCATAAAATAGAGTTGCCCAAAAACAAGGTTTTAGTAGAAGCCGGACAAATTGGTCGCTCGGCTTATTTTATACAAAAAGGGATTGTGCGGGCCTATTGCGAAGGAAAAGACAATCAAATCACTTTTTGGTTTGGTTTGGAGGGTGATTTTGTATTTTCTTATAATAGCTATATAAACGGACTACCGGGTTACGAGAGTATCGAGTTATTAGAAAGCAGCGTACTCTACGAAATTAAAGACGAAGCCCTGCAACGCTTATTTCTTGAGCATACAGACCTGGCAAACTGGGGCCGTAAACTGGCAGAACTTGAACTGATTAAGCTCGAGGAACGCTATATTTCAAGATTGTTTAAATCGGCATCCGAGTGCTATGCTGAACTGCTTAAAAACTCTCCAGGCTTAATTCAAAGAATCCAGTTAGGGTATATAGCATCTTATCTTGGTGTTACCCAGGTAACGCTTAGCCGGATTCGTGCAGAAATAAAGTAG
- a CDS encoding DUF6249 domain-containing protein encodes MGPELVFISLFVCATAMVFGIRYMSNKEKMAMIERGIDPGIAKTRQSAPTPFLSLKFGLLMVGLGLGILTALFCVLQSGIDDEEAVAVYFGSIFIFGGLGLIISYVVEKKWLDQQRN; translated from the coding sequence ATGGGACCGGAATTAGTATTTATATCTCTTTTTGTTTGCGCAACAGCAATGGTTTTTGGCATAAGATACATGTCTAATAAGGAGAAAATGGCGATGATTGAACGCGGGATTGATCCAGGAATTGCCAAAACAAGACAAAGCGCGCCTACCCCCTTCCTGAGCTTAAAATTTGGACTGCTTATGGTGGGTTTGGGCTTAGGCATACTAACCGCATTGTTTTGCGTACTGCAATCGGGTATAGATGATGAAGAGGCTGTAGCGGTCTATTTTGGATCGATATTCATTTTTGGAGGCTTGGGGCTAATTATTTCTTATGTTGTTGAGAAAAAATGGCTTGATCAGCAAAGAAACTAG
- a CDS encoding TetR/AcrR family transcriptional regulator, producing the protein MEKADKRSSILEAASKLFAELGYEGASTRQIAKEAGANMAMINYYFGSKEGVFVEMMNNRIQGFKDELNSISKDRLTGMEKLLKVVDGYANRILCNHTFHKMMHRELSLSQRPEMFITIKNAMAENLLVIQHIIEDGIEDGSFRKVDVKMLIATVMGTISYVAISPSKITSGTTLDINNKDDRKIISDRLIIHLKELITIYLTPQQ; encoded by the coding sequence ATGGAAAAAGCAGATAAGAGATCGAGTATTCTGGAAGCAGCATCAAAGCTGTTTGCTGAATTAGGATATGAAGGAGCCTCAACCCGTCAGATTGCGAAAGAGGCTGGCGCAAATATGGCTATGATTAACTACTATTTTGGGTCAAAAGAAGGCGTGTTCGTTGAAATGATGAATAACCGGATACAAGGATTCAAGGATGAACTGAATAGCATTAGCAAAGACCGTTTAACCGGAATGGAAAAACTACTAAAGGTTGTTGATGGGTATGCAAACCGCATATTATGTAATCATACCTTTCATAAAATGATGCACAGAGAGTTATCGCTATCTCAAAGGCCTGAAATGTTTATCACCATAAAGAATGCAATGGCTGAAAACCTTTTGGTTATACAGCACATAATTGAAGATGGAATTGAAGATGGAAGCTTTAGAAAAGTAGATGTAAAAATGCTGATTGCAACTGTAATGGGCACCATAAGCTACGTTGCTATCTCTCCTTCTAAAATAACCTCAGGAACTACGCTCGACATCAATAACAAGGACGATCGTAAAATCATTTCAGATCGCTTAATTATTCATTTAAAAGAGCTCATCACTATTTACCTAACACCCCAACAATGA